The Clostridioides difficile genome has a segment encoding these proteins:
- a CDS encoding PTS sugar transporter subunit IIB translates to MYKILIACRAGVGSSLMLKIKTQQIIKENNFPIEVEHGSLDSLNGFNGDAVETLIDVAEELKNKNLKFDIIGIHNIVDRNEIKTALEKFLASKEK, encoded by the coding sequence ATGTATAAAATTTTAATCGCATGTAGAGCAGGAGTTGGCTCAAGTTTAATGTTAAAAATAAAGACTCAACAAATTATTAAGGAAAATAATTTTCCAATTGAAGTAGAGCATGGTTCATTAGACTCATTAAATGGTTTCAATGGAGATGCTGTAGAAACATTAATTGATGTTGCAGAAGAGTTAAAAAATAAAAATTTGAAATTTGATATAATTGGAATTCACAATATTGTTGACCGTAATGAAATTAAAACAGCATTAGAAAAATTTCTTGCATCAAAAGAAAAATAA
- a CDS encoding PTS transporter subunit IIC: MEFIISLLSTPAVLLGVVAFIGLILQKKPAVEVFTGASKTLIGFLIFGIGASAMTGALQNFNKLFQQGFGITGVIASPEAATALAQGTYGFAVSCTLILGFILNLVFARITRFKNIFFTTGHSLFFSCVLVLIMKAHGFDNTITILVGGTILGFMSAALPQFCQPFMRELTGGDEQAIGHFNMIGYGLSGYIGRLFSKHKEETTETIKFPKWLSIFRDFLMGLSIVMLILFYVATLKAGHAFTQELAGSTHWLVFPLIQAFTFVAGMSILMSGVRMFLAEITAAFVIISEKYIPGSRPALDVPTVFPYAPNAVIIGFISAYVAGLLAIVVMASFPNIFPVVIIPAAHICFFSGGTAAVFGNASGGWRGAIIGSFVVGLFLAFLPVILYPVYGTLGIEGATFPNIDYNVVGSILHNILQFIKPI; the protein is encoded by the coding sequence ATGGAGTTTATTATTAGTTTATTGAGTACACCAGCTGTTTTACTTGGTGTAGTTGCATTTATAGGATTGATTCTTCAAAAAAAACCAGCTGTTGAAGTATTTACTGGAGCTTCAAAAACACTTATAGGTTTCTTGATATTTGGTATTGGTGCTTCAGCTATGACTGGAGCATTACAAAACTTCAATAAATTATTCCAACAAGGTTTTGGAATTACAGGTGTTATAGCTTCACCAGAAGCAGCTACTGCACTTGCACAAGGTACATATGGTTTTGCGGTTTCATGTACATTGATTCTTGGATTCATATTAAACTTAGTTTTTGCACGTATTACAAGATTCAAAAATATTTTCTTTACAACAGGTCATAGTCTATTCTTTTCTTGCGTATTAGTTTTGATTATGAAAGCGCATGGATTCGATAATACAATTACTATTTTAGTAGGTGGTACTATCCTAGGATTTATGTCTGCGGCATTACCTCAATTCTGTCAACCATTTATGCGTGAACTAACAGGTGGTGATGAACAAGCTATTGGTCACTTCAACATGATTGGTTATGGATTGTCAGGTTACATTGGTCGTTTATTTTCAAAACATAAAGAAGAAACAACAGAAACGATTAAATTTCCTAAGTGGTTATCAATATTTAGAGATTTCTTAATGGGTCTGTCTATAGTTATGCTAATCTTATTCTATGTAGCAACATTAAAAGCTGGCCATGCATTTACTCAGGAACTCGCTGGCTCAACACACTGGTTGGTGTTCCCTCTTATACAAGCGTTTACATTTGTAGCAGGTATGTCAATATTAATGTCTGGTGTTCGTATGTTCTTGGCTGAAATAACTGCAGCATTCGTAATTATTTCAGAAAAATATATCCCAGGTTCACGTCCTGCACTAGATGTACCAACAGTATTTCCATACGCACCAAATGCAGTTATTATTGGATTTATCTCGGCATATGTTGCTGGTCTATTAGCAATTGTTGTTATGGCGTCATTTCCTAATATATTCCCTGTAGTAATTATTCCAGCTGCTCATATATGTTTCTTCTCAGGTGGTACAGCTGCGGTATTTGGTAATGCATCAGGCGGTTGGAGAGGAGCTATTATTGGTTCATTCGTTGTAGGATTATTTCTTGCATTCTTACCAGTCATACTATATCCAGTTTATGGGACACTTGGTATAGAAGGTGCAACTTTCCCTAATATTGATTATAATGTGGTTGGTTCAATATTACATAACATTTTACAATTTATAAAACCTATCTAA